The nucleotide sequence TTCCTGACTTCGCCAGGCCGATACGATGCTTGGCACCAGTCCCAGCATGGTAACGCCTGCATTCTGAACGAATTCACAAAACCGGCGACTGGTGGGCACAGCATCTGACAGAGCAATCGTGGCATCATTGATCAACGCGGCGTACACAAGCCAGGGTCCCATCATCCACCCCAGATTGGTCGGCCAACAGACAATGTCTCCTGCATGAATATCATGATGTAGATACCCATCACCCGCTGATTTGATCGGTGTTGTCTGATCCCAGGGGATGCCTTTGGGATTGCCCGTTGTTCCCGACGAAAACAGAATCGTCGTTTCATCCTGTGGTTTTCGGGGCACACAGTTCAGTTCCAGGCTCGCTGAGAGAAAATCCGACCACAGTTGATCATGCTCGCGAAGTGAAACGGTATGCGATGCCGATTCCGGCAGCACGACCGCCGGTAACTCAGACAAGGATTCCAGTTTCGCATACAAGGGCAATTGACGTCCATTACGGGTAATGACATCCTGAATGAAGATCAGCCGAGGTGCGGTAATTTTCAGACGCACCTGCATTTCTTCGGCGGAAAAACTGTCTGCGATAGTGACGACTACACAACCGGCAGCAATGATCCCCAGGAAGATGGCCACCGATTCAGGAGTCATCGGCAACATTACGGCAATACGTTCCCCCGGTTCGATGCCCGCCTCTGTTAAACCATTCGCTACTCGCGCTGTTAATGCTCTCAGTTCCCGATAACTGAGTTGCTGTACTTCGTCGGTACTGCGTTGGAACAGAATCGCGATTTGCTCTGATTTCTCCCGCAGACAGGATTCCACGATGTTCAACGACGCACCCCTGAGCCACTCAATCTGCTCGACACCAGCGTGCAGATCCATGATCTGCTTAGGTGATTCCCGAAACTGGATTCTCAGAGATTCTAATAACTTCGCCGTAAATTCCACCCGGTTAGAAACTGACCAGTCGTAAACGGCAGCAAAACCATCCAGTTTCAAATCAAACACCCATTCCGCGAGATGAGAATGATTGTGTTCCCGTTCACCAGGAAACCAGGCTGGTGCCGGCTCACCGTTTGAAATACATTTCTCAAAAACATGCTGGTACAAATATTGATGAACGCTGAACGGGATCTCTGCGGTCAGGACTTCTGTAATCAGAAAATGCCAGAGTTCCTTCTCCGATGTGACGGGGATCTGTTTCAGTAAATCAACCAGCTGTGTCGCGTCCTGTGCTGGTAGACCACAGTCGATTAGCGCTGCTGTGGAAATCTCCATTGATGGTTCCATTATCAATCGGGGGTCTCAAGTCTGTATAAAAAATAAACTCTAACCGTTCCCCCATCAAATCGCCAGTTCAGGCTTGTTCCACATAAATGCAACAGTCAAAATGAGTTGAGATCCACTTTGATTTTCCATTTAATCCTGGGGACTGACTTCCATTCCGTCTGGCAAATGCGAAAATAGAACATACGGTAACTTGAATGACGGGGGACATCGCCTTGTCATTCCAACACGCGCGCCATTGTTGACGTAGTACGTAAAGTCCTGTTTTACAGACAAATCAAAAGAGAAAGAGGTTTTATGTCTGACTGGAATATTAAATCTGCAATTAATATCATTGGTTACAGAGCCTGTTTATTCACACTGGTCAGTTTGAGCCTGTTTTCCAACTCAGACTCTTCTCTCGTATACGGTGAAACTCCTGCAAGCCCCGTCAAACCCGAGGTCAAAGCCCAATCAGAACCCGATTCTACCAGTGGAAAACGTATGCTGGATGCGATCAAATACCTGGCATCTGACGAGCTGGAGGGACGCGGTGTCGATACACAAGGCATTAACCAGGCTGCAGATTTTATCGCCAGAGAGTTTCAACAGGCCGGTTTGAATGTAAAGGTCATCGAAGAGGGTGCGTTCCAGAAATTCACGATCAATACCGGTAGTAAACTGGGACCGGTGAACCAGCTGGAACTGACGGGCCCGGACGGAAAAACGATTCCCCTGAAATACGACCATGATTTTCGCGCCTGCTCTTTTGGAGGCTCGGGAAAATTCGATGCGGAACTGGTATTCTGCGGTTATGGCATTGATGCTGACGATCTGAAATACAATGATTACGCTGATGTGGACGTCAAAGACAAAGTCGTGATCATCATGCGGCGGACGCCTCAACAGGGAGATAAAAAAAGCCCGTTTGCCGGCGCCCATGGAATCTCCCGTTATGCTGCCCTGCGGTATAAGGTCAGCACGGCTTTCGGTAAAGGAGCCAAAGCGATTCTGTTCGTGAATGACTACTATTCTACCGAGGAAAATAAAAAGGAAGCGAAAGAACTGGAACAGGATGCCGTCGAAGAACTGATTACAGCGACAGATAACTGGTCAAAAGCGAACGAAAAAAAACAGGAAGAAGCAGAACGCGAACTCAAAAAAGCACTCCATGATATTCAACAGGCGCGCCAGGTTTTAAAAGATGCAAAGTTCGATAAGCTGATGGAGTTCGGTTACGCCGGCAGTGGTGATGGTCGCTCTATACCGATCGCGCATATTTCCATAGATGCCTGTAACCAGCTGTTCAAAGCCGCCGGAAAGCCCCTGCTGAAGGAACTGGAAAAGAACATTGATCAAGATCTGAAACCGGAAAGTTTCGCCCTGACAGACTGGAAAGCCAAAGGTGAAATCTCTGTCGAACAGATACGTACGGAAATCAAAAATGTGATTGGCGTGCTCGAAGGAAAAGGCCCGCATGCTGATGAAACAATCGTGATTGGAGCCCACTACGATCACGTGGGATATGGAGGCGAAGGCTCACTGGCCCCCGGTTCGACAGACGTCCATAACGGAGCAGATGACAATGCCTCCGGAACCGTCGCGCTCATTGAACTGGCACGTAAACTGGCAGCCCGTAAAACACCACTGCCGCGTCGAATCGTCTTTATTGCATTTACCGGCGAAGAGCGAGGGCTGATTGGTTCCGCGCATTATGTCAAAAACCCTGTGTTTGATATCAAGAATACCGTTGCCATGTTGAATATGGATATGGTCGGGCGACTGACCGATGATAAACTCACGGTCTTCGGTACGGGAACGGCTCCCCGCTGGGAAAAACTGGTTAAGGAAACAGCAAAAACATACGATTTGAAGCTCTCACTCAAACCAGAGGGTTTTGGTCCCAGTGATCACAGTTCCTTCTACGGTAAGCAAATCCCCGTGCTCCACCTGTTTACCGGCACTCACAGCGACTATCATCGACCTTCCGATGACTGGGACAAAATCAACATCCCCGGCATGCAGCGAGTGGTCGGTTTCCTGGAGGAGATCGCCATAGCGACTGCCGAAAACCCGAAACGTCCTGAGTATGTGAAAATCGAACGCCCTGCTGCGACGATGCGCTCTGGCAATCGTCCTTATTTTGGCAGTATTCCTGATTTTGGGGGCGAAGGTCCCGGCTATCATATTTCCGGTGCTTCTCCCGGAAGCCCTGCTGATAAAGCGGGTCTGAAAGCCGGTGACACGATCGTCAAAATGGGAAAAACAAAAATCGACGGACTGGATGACTTCGATCTGGCACTGCGTATGTTCTCCCCAGGAGAGGAGGTAGAAGTGACAGTCCTACGTGAGGGAAAACGGGTCAAACTGACTGTTAAACTGGGAAAACCCAAATAAACTCGGCAGCAATTGAGACAATTATTTGCGCGTATAAACCAGTGAGACACTTCCCGTATAGTCGCTTTTTTTGCGTCCGGCGTTGGGAAACGAGTTATAAATCTGCAGCAGCCCCACTCGCAGATTCCAGCGATCCTGATTATCCAGTTTGAACAACAGACCGGTTTCGGTAGTGACACGTAAAATCCGTGCGATATCTACACTGGGAGTCCAGGTCTGCTTATGTTCCAGCTTGATGTGATCGGAAAGTGGATACTTGAACTCAAGCTCTGCAAATATATCGAACGTGGTTCGTTTTAAGGTGGGGCTGTTATAAATTTCGCGCGTTCCACCAGGACCGATACGCACAATCAGTCGTCGATCATCTTCGTTAATAAACCGATATCCCAGACCAGATGAAATCGTGCCGCGCCAGTCCAGATTTTCGAATTCATCGTATGTATTTTTATTCGTGAAGAAGACGATCCAGTTAGTCGAGCGTGCGATATCTAAAGTGGCATTTCCATACCAGCGATTGGCATCCCGAACTCCATTCGATTGCCCCCAGCGACCACCAATTTCAAATTCAAACAAGTTATTATTGTCAGATTTTTCGAGGTTCAGTCCAGTTGTGACATAACTACGATCGGTATTCCCCGCCAGATATGACCCCCCCAGTTCGAATCGTTTTGTCCAGATTTCGACATACTCCCAGCATTGATCGGAGTATTCTGTGATTTGACCGAAAGCCGATTCTTCATCCACCCCCTCATCCAGATCGGGGGCCACTCCCAATGGCTCAGGTACAGGAACCTGATTGATCATTGAGGGTAATGGTGGTAGTTCTGCATTGTCATTACTGATCAGGAGTTGATCATCCTTACCTGACTGGGTACCGGCCTCCTGGTATTCCAGACGATCGACGTTCTCGAGCAGAATGGAGTGCACTTGTCCGTCCGGCAGCCGGAACAAAATGTTTCCATCCTCAAAACCTATGCTTTCACCTGAAAAATACTCGCCACTCTTCAGATAAAGTGTTTCCACTTCGCTGTCTTCAGCCGAATACACAATGCCCGTCAACCCCCACAGACACACTAAATGTATCAGTAAGAATCTTAAGCGATTTTCAGATTGAATAAAGGGGGTAGAACAACCCATTTAACCATCCGTGGCTGTACAACTCAGTTGTGAGATTCAGGATATCGTTGTGGAGTTCACAAATTCAGAACGGGAGAGAGGGGGTCGGATTCTAGTAAGCATCCGGATTCACTGCAATGTGTTTTTGTAAATAGTCTTTGGATCTGGCAAGGGATGTATCCTGTTCAGAAACAAGACCGATAAATCATCTTAAACCACTATTAAGCAGTCACTTATATAACATTTGAATACAAAACGCTTTGTATTTTTTTCTGACTCCGATGTATCGTAACAATCAGAGGGAATGCATCAGTTTTGACCGTTTTGGTCCTGCAAATCAGATCCGGTAACTTGTCTGATCAGCATAACCGGATCTTTTAACTGTCTGGAACTCCTTCTGTATCTCATCCTTCCGGCTTTCCTGCCTCAAACTCAGCAAAAAAGCAGACAAGATCCTGAGTACTTCAGACCGCGCCTGATTTTGCGTGCTAGAGTTTTTTGATTGCAGTTCGTTCCGGGCCAGCAGCAGTAATGAACTTACTGACCAGTCAACACAACAAACCAAAACATTAAGCAATACATGGGCTGTTCCAGCCCGGTTGGTGACATGATTGTTGCCTGTCGTGAGGGGGAAAGATTGAATTATGGGATTTTTGAAACGATTCTTGAAGACGACTTATCGTGATAATGCCGCCGGTAAAGCGCGCAGCAGTTTCGAAAGTCTCTCGGAAGATCAGCTGGAAACACATTTGAGAATTGCCAAATATGGCAACTTCATGCTGACTGATGCCATCCGTCCTTCTTACGACCTGGAAGTCGTACCTCAGGCAGGCTATCGTCACGATGTTTACACCGATAAAGAGACCGGGATTAAAATCCCTGTCCTGATGGCGTCCGCTTCCCGGGAAATCCTGTTTGACCTCTTTATTGACCTGCTGGATCCGCTGGGACATGAAGTCGATGTCGTACTGGAAACCAGCCACGACGGTTCTAACAACCAGCATCAGGACCTGTATCGCGAACACATGGATCTGCCTGTTCTGAAAAGTACGCTCTACGATTACGAAGACCTGCTCCTGAATGATGGCTGTGCGGGAATTGCTGTTTTGAACCCACAGATTCCTCTGGAAGTTCAGTTCGATGAACACAAGCTGCTGATTATGTATGGCCAGGGAATTGAACAGTTTGAACAGACACTGGACGAATATGGGATCCCACATATCACCGACCTGAAATTTATCACAGAGGCAGAACACGTGCACTCATCCAGTGATGAATCTATTGAAGAGCTGGATCAGTTGAAGTATCGCCTCGGCATCGATTTCGAATAATCCGAATCCCTGCGCACCGCTCAGGACATCTCATTCGTAGATTCGTTTGACAGATGGTGCTGCCTGCCCTTCGATCAGTTGAATCTCCTGATCAACGGCGATCCCTTCGAAAACCTGCTTCAGACCTGAAGGCCAGCTTACTTCGAGCTGCACATCAGTCGTGATCGTGCCAGTTCCAAAAACCAGATCACGTTGATTCCGCGCCTGATACCCGTCGCCGGCTGTCAATTGACGCACGAGTGTCTGCCCATTTCTTTTCAATCGCACTGTTGTGCCAATGGCATCGCGGCTGGATTTGGTCCCCGTCAGAGTAACGACAAGCCGATGACCGTGTGATTTTGTCGTATTTTTAAGCAGAGCTACTGGCTGATCCAGACTGCCCACTACCGCCTCTTCCAGGCCATCTCGATTCCAGTCGAGTCGAGCCAGCCCTCTTCCCAACCTCTTCTGTTGAAAAAATGGCCCTGATTCAGGTATCTGCAATTCCTGAAATATTCCTTTCCCCCGATTCAACATCAACAGGGGCTTCATTTGCCAGGGAACCGCGTCGGCAGACAGATTTTCGACATGCCCATTGACAATCAGTAGATCCAGCAGACCATCCAGGTCCGCATCCAGAAACTGTGTTCCAAATCCAAGTTGATAGAGGGTCGTATCGGCCATATTCGCCCGCTGCGTTCCATCAATAAACGAATCAGGAGAAAGCTGTCGGTATAACGTATTTGTTTCCCGGAAATAGTTAGTCACATAAATATCGAGCAGACCATCTGTATCAGCGTCACCCGCTGCAACCCCCATACAGGCTTCTGTTCGCCCTTGCGCGTTGAAAGCCAGTCCTGACAACAGTGCCTCTTCCTGGAATGTTGTCTTTCCCGTTCCCTGGTTCACCATAAAAAAATTAGCAACCGCATCATTGGCGATAAACAGATCAGGAAACCCCTTCCCCTTCAGATCCGCTGCAACAATTCCCAGCCCTTTTCCCTCAGCGACCTGGATACCAGAAGATGAAGTAATATTTTCAAACTGACCGTTATTCATATTCTCGAATAACTGATCCTGTGCCGCGGGAAAGTTCAAAGGCATACAGGACCTCAATGATCCATCAACAGTTTGACAGACGCGATCAAAAATATCATCTCCGGTGAGATAATTGACAGCGTAAATCTCCGGTCCGCCATCGCCGTTCAAATCAGCAATCAGACAACTGGTTGTCCAGTCGTCCTCTGCCCCTTTCGCCTGATCTGATTCTGTATAAGTTCCGTCTCCATTATTCAGATACAGTCGATTGAAACCGATGTTACCCACATAGATATCATCAAAACCATCATTATTCAGATCTCCGATCGTAACGCCCTGACTGAATCGGTTTTCAAAAATTCCCGTTGAACCAGTTACGTCACGAAATGTTCCATCTCCCTGATTTTCAAACAGACGATCATAATATTGCTTCTGCTGTTCATTCGCAGGCCAAGTGGCTCCCTGTGTCAGATAGAGATCAGGCCAGCCATCCGCATTAAAATCCAGGACGCCAACTCCCCCGCCGGTGAATTCATACATTTTATGATCAGTACCAGGCCAATCATGGCCATTAAAATACTGAAAGGAAACCCCCGCCACTTCAGAAACTTCCTCAAACGAGATGGAAGAGATCACATCCTCCTCATCGCGCCGAATTGTTGGCTCTGTCATTCTTTCCCCTGAAACCGACTTCTGTATGGGGAGCGCTAACTGCGCGACAGGATTCCTGCCTGCAATCATTCTGGTCAGTTCCAAGCCGGTCAGTTCAGGTTCAAGATCACGCATCGTTATCTGAGCCCACTCCAGTTGAGGGTCGATCAGCAGTGAAGCCCGACTCCAGCCATACGCTTCCCAGAACAAGCCCAGCTCTTTTGCCAGCGCGACCATCTGCGGCGCAACCTGAAGATCTCTATCACCATAGACCACTTTGACGAGCCCTTCATACTTCTGCAGTTTCTTCGCGTACTCCAGCAGTCTCTCCGCATTCTGATTTCCCGCCTGTTTCAACAGTTGTCCCAGTTGATAGCAGGCTGTCGAATTCGTTGAATCCCGTTTGAGCGTTTCTGCAAAACAACGAATGGCTAAGTCCGTTTTCCCCTGTTTCTGATACCATTGTCCTTCGATACTCCAGATATCGGGATGTTGGCGAACATGATCTGACAGGGAACCCTGCCATTTCCTGAAGAGATTTTCTTCATTGTTCAGTAACAGAATTTGCCCCAGTAATACCTGCGCCTGACTCAGTTCGGGTTGAGCCGAAACCAGTTTCACCAATCGTACTTCCGCGGCGGCATATTCCTGCCGGTCCATTTCCTGCCGTGCTTCAACAAGTTGAACCAGTGGATCTTCCGGTGCCACTTCTGAATACTCAGAAATCAGCTGTGGATTTTCCAGAGACCGGTCACTCATTGCCAGCAGATAGAGAATCAGGGGATTAATACGGTCCTGTTTAAGCAGTTTGATCCTGACTGGAACCGCTTCCCAGGAACGCGCGGTCAGTCCATACAGGTAAGATAACCGCTCAAGAAGGTGTGAATCATCGGGAAACGACTTCTGCGCTCGTAAAAATTCATCCTGTGCTTTTGACAGCTGTTTCAGCTGAAACAGATAGAGTTCGCCGGAACGGGTTCTGGCTTTTAATGACTCACGACTGCCATTATCGGGGACATGCTCATAATACCAAATGACCTCAACCGGCTTACGTTCTTTGACCGCGATCTCAGCCCCCAGCATGGCTGCCGGAACCTGGTGTGAAGGAGTATCGAGCAACTGATTCACAAGCTGTTTCGCTTCTTCATTTTTACCCATGCGGAATGCATAAGATGCCCGTTGAAAGATCGCGTCTGGTTCCTGCTCCAGCATTCCTGAAAAATAGGTAGTCAATCCCACAGTCAGAAGTATCACACTGATCCAGATAGCACGCACCACAGTTTTGATACTTTCACACTACAAAAGGAGTTTTCTGCCTGGGCGAATCCGAATGACTTCACAGAACATGTCTACTTTCCCTCCGGAAGGGAAGTGAGCACTGGGATCACCCCCAATCCGCGCTGTCACATAATGTATTCTATGAGGACAGCTTACCCGGCACTACCAGGCAAGCTCGTTTTATACAGTTACATTTTCCTTCGATTCCACTTCCACCTCAGGAGATGCAGCAGTTTCTTGAGGCCGTTTAAATGTGCCGGGTCGTAACAGATTCAGTCCCCATGCTTTGGCGTCCATCGTTAAACTGAATAGCGTGGGAACCAGTATCAGTGTAAACAGAGTGGAAACAATCAAACCGCCCAGCACCACACTTCCCAGTCCGCGATAGAGTTCACTTCCTGCTCCGGGGAACAAAACCAGAGGTAACAGGCCCAGCACGGTTGTGGTAGTTGTCATAAAGATCGGCCGAATACGGGTTCGGATACTTTCCAGAATCGCTTCCCGGGGAGTCATACCATCCTCATTGATATGATTCAGAGACTGGTGAATG is from Gimesia maris and encodes:
- a CDS encoding M20/M25/M40 family metallo-hydrolase, with translation MSDWNIKSAINIIGYRACLFTLVSLSLFSNSDSSLVYGETPASPVKPEVKAQSEPDSTSGKRMLDAIKYLASDELEGRGVDTQGINQAADFIAREFQQAGLNVKVIEEGAFQKFTINTGSKLGPVNQLELTGPDGKTIPLKYDHDFRACSFGGSGKFDAELVFCGYGIDADDLKYNDYADVDVKDKVVIIMRRTPQQGDKKSPFAGAHGISRYAALRYKVSTAFGKGAKAILFVNDYYSTEENKKEAKELEQDAVEELITATDNWSKANEKKQEEAERELKKALHDIQQARQVLKDAKFDKLMEFGYAGSGDGRSIPIAHISIDACNQLFKAAGKPLLKELEKNIDQDLKPESFALTDWKAKGEISVEQIRTEIKNVIGVLEGKGPHADETIVIGAHYDHVGYGGEGSLAPGSTDVHNGADDNASGTVALIELARKLAARKTPLPRRIVFIAFTGEERGLIGSAHYVKNPVFDIKNTVAMLNMDMVGRLTDDKLTVFGTGTAPRWEKLVKETAKTYDLKLSLKPEGFGPSDHSSFYGKQIPVLHLFTGTHSDYHRPSDDWDKINIPGMQRVVGFLEEIAIATAENPKRPEYVKIERPAATMRSGNRPYFGSIPDFGGEGPGYHISGASPGSPADKAGLKAGDTIVKMGKTKIDGLDDFDLALRMFSPGEEVEVTVLREGKRVKLTVKLGKPK
- a CDS encoding DUF481 domain-containing protein; the protein is MCLWGLTGIVYSAEDSEVETLYLKSGEYFSGESIGFEDGNILFRLPDGQVHSILLENVDRLEYQEAGTQSGKDDQLLISNDNAELPPLPSMINQVPVPEPLGVAPDLDEGVDEESAFGQITEYSDQCWEYVEIWTKRFELGGSYLAGNTDRSYVTTGLNLEKSDNNNLFEFEIGGRWGQSNGVRDANRWYGNATLDIARSTNWIVFFTNKNTYDEFENLDWRGTISSGLGYRFINEDDRRLIVRIGPGGTREIYNSPTLKRTTFDIFAELEFKYPLSDHIKLEHKQTWTPSVDIARILRVTTETGLLFKLDNQDRWNLRVGLLQIYNSFPNAGRKKSDYTGSVSLVYTRK
- a CDS encoding AMP-binding protein; translation: MEISTAALIDCGLPAQDATQLVDLLKQIPVTSEKELWHFLITEVLTAEIPFSVHQYLYQHVFEKCISNGEPAPAWFPGEREHNHSHLAEWVFDLKLDGFAAVYDWSVSNRVEFTAKLLESLRIQFRESPKQIMDLHAGVEQIEWLRGASLNIVESCLREKSEQIAILFQRSTDEVQQLSYRELRALTARVANGLTEAGIEPGERIAVMLPMTPESVAIFLGIIAAGCVVVTIADSFSAEEMQVRLKITAPRLIFIQDVITRNGRQLPLYAKLESLSELPAVVLPESASHTVSLREHDQLWSDFLSASLELNCVPRKPQDETTILFSSGTTGNPKGIPWDQTTPIKSAGDGYLHHDIHAGDIVCWPTNLGWMMGPWLVYAALINDATIALSDAVPTSRRFCEFVQNAGVTMLGLVPSIVSAWRSQETTAGLDWSHIKVFSSTGECSNPDDMLWLMSRAGYRPVIEYCGGTETGGGYITGTVLKPGVPGLFSCPALGFEWLLLNETGKETANGEVFFVPPVIGLSTRLINRDHHEVYYADIAPGPDGQVLRRHGDQIEALPGGYFRAHGRVDDAMNLGGIKVSSVQIEELLTQTSGVREVAAIAVPPSGGGPGQLVIFMVMQEGAAFVAAEIQQQMQQIIRSQLNPLFKIHAVREIEQLPRTASNKVMRRKLRDLYQNEEL
- a CDS encoding FG-GAP-like repeat-containing protein, producing the protein MILLTVGLTTYFSGMLEQEPDAIFQRASYAFRMGKNEEAKQLVNQLLDTPSHQVPAAMLGAEIAVKERKPVEVIWYYEHVPDNGSRESLKARTRSGELYLFQLKQLSKAQDEFLRAQKSFPDDSHLLERLSYLYGLTARSWEAVPVRIKLLKQDRINPLILYLLAMSDRSLENPQLISEYSEVAPEDPLVQLVEARQEMDRQEYAAAEVRLVKLVSAQPELSQAQVLLGQILLLNNEENLFRKWQGSLSDHVRQHPDIWSIEGQWYQKQGKTDLAIRCFAETLKRDSTNSTACYQLGQLLKQAGNQNAERLLEYAKKLQKYEGLVKVVYGDRDLQVAPQMVALAKELGLFWEAYGWSRASLLIDPQLEWAQITMRDLEPELTGLELTRMIAGRNPVAQLALPIQKSVSGERMTEPTIRRDEEDVISSISFEEVSEVAGVSFQYFNGHDWPGTDHKMYEFTGGGVGVLDFNADGWPDLYLTQGATWPANEQQKQYYDRLFENQGDGTFRDVTGSTGIFENRFSQGVTIGDLNNDGFDDIYVGNIGFNRLYLNNGDGTYTESDQAKGAEDDWTTSCLIADLNGDGGPEIYAVNYLTGDDIFDRVCQTVDGSLRSCMPLNFPAAQDQLFENMNNGQFENITSSSGIQVAEGKGLGIVAADLKGKGFPDLFIANDAVANFFMVNQGTGKTTFQEEALLSGLAFNAQGRTEACMGVAAGDADTDGLLDIYVTNYFRETNTLYRQLSPDSFIDGTQRANMADTTLYQLGFGTQFLDADLDGLLDLLIVNGHVENLSADAVPWQMKPLLMLNRGKGIFQELQIPESGPFFQQKRLGRGLARLDWNRDGLEEAVVGSLDQPVALLKNTTKSHGHRLVVTLTGTKSSRDAIGTTVRLKRNGQTLVRQLTAGDGYQARNQRDLVFGTGTITTDVQLEVSWPSGLKQVFEGIAVDQEIQLIEGQAAPSVKRIYE